The window CAAGTAGCCGAGGCGGACAAGGAAGGCATCCGCCTGGGCTGTGGTCTTTTCCTGCCACGGGGCTTTGTTGAAGAAGCCGTGCGGCTGGCCTTCTGCTTCGAAGATTTCCACCTTGGCTCCGGCGGCGACGGACTTGTCGACGAAGGAGCGGATCTGCGGGTGGAAGCGGTCCTTGGTGCCGACCATCACGAGGGTGGGAGGCAGGGTTTTGATGTCGAGAAGAGCGGGGGAGATGCGGCGGGCTTCGGCTTCTTCGAGTCCCCGTGTCAGGCCATTGTCGCTGGTGCTCCCGAGTTCTGTTAGGTCGACCACCGGGTTGTAGAGGAGCAGGGCATTCGGCTTTGGTGATACCGCTGCGTCGCCGCCGTTTACGAGAAAGGTGCAGGCGGCGAGGTGGCCACCGGCGGATCCGCCCGCGGCGATGATCTTGCCGGGATCGATGCTCCATTCGGCGGCGTGGCTGCGGACCCAGCGCATGGCATCAAGCGCATCCTCGACACAGGCGCTGGGCAACACGCCGTCGCGCGATTTCACGCGGTAGTCGGCGCGGAAGCAAACGAGTCCGCGTTTTGCGAAGTGTTCGGCTTGGGGTTGGAACTGCTCCGGCTTGCCGCTTGTCCAGCCGCCGCCGAAGAAGAAGACGATGGCCGGGCGCTTGTCCGCGGCGGTCCAAGCCGCTGGGCGATCCACTTCAAGGGTCAGCTCGCGGGTGCCGATGGTCTTGTAGACGACACGTTCTGGTGCAGTCTCGGCCTTGGCTGCCGTCAGCAGCAGAAGTGCGGCGAAAAAGGGGCGGATCGCGTTCATCGAGAAACCCATTTCGCTCGCTTCGGGGGTGTTCCTTCACTGCTTCGGCTGAGGGTTCACCTGCAGCGAAAGATCATCCAGATAGAAGACCGAGCCTTGGCTGCCACGCGAGTCGAGGGAAAGGGTCATTTCCCGGCCGGTGAGGTCGAGGACAGGACGGTGCTCGACGGTTACGTCGCTGGGTGTGCGCTCGAGGTTATCGCCGAGATCGAATTCGATGCGGAATTGCTGCCAGCCGGGTTTGGGAGCCAGTTCGAGCTGCTGGTGAACGGCTTCGTACTGAATCATGGCGGGACGGCTGCTGGCTACCACGCGGAGGGCGGTGCGAAGGAGGGGAACGGCGGTGCCTTCGACGTAGGCCCAGCCGGTGAGGACGTAGCGGGCACCGGGTTGGGCGGTGACCGGCTTGTTGTTCTCATCCCCCAAGCGCTGGGTGAGATAGGCAGCCTTCTTCAGCCGGGCGACGTTCTTGCCGGACTTGGCGAAGATCCGCCCTTGGGTCACCCGGGCGATGTCGCAGAGATCCACGTCCCCGGAGGTGAAGTAGTCCTGCCAATCGATGAGGGCATTGGTGCTGCCGGTGGGGTTCAGCGAGAGGTCGGTGGTTTCAAAGCCGGGATTCTTCAGGACGGGGAGGCCATGGGGCTTGAGAAGCCGCGGGACGAAAATCGTGGCCGCGATTCCGAGGACCAAGGCGGTAACGCCGCCGGTGATGGCGAGCAGGCGGCGCTTTTTCCGGGCGGTGCCTTCCAGTCGGGCGCGGGGGCCGACGCGGAGTTCCTGGCTGCGCTGGATTTCCATCGCCGGCCGGCCATCGCGGCGGGCGAGGACCACGCGGCGGGTTTCCGACCATTCCAGCTCGCTTGGTTGGACGGCGTCCTT is drawn from Luteolibacter sp. Y139 and contains these coding sequences:
- a CDS encoding alpha/beta hydrolase: MNAIRPFFAALLLLTAAKAETAPERVVYKTIGTRELTLEVDRPAAWTAADKRPAIVFFFGGGWTSGKPEQFQPQAEHFAKRGLVCFRADYRVKSRDGVLPSACVEDALDAMRWVRSHAAEWSIDPGKIIAAGGSAGGHLAACTFLVNGGDAAVSPKPNALLLYNPVVDLTELGSTSDNGLTRGLEEAEARRISPALLDIKTLPPTLVMVGTKDRFHPQIRSFVDKSVAAGAKVEIFEAEGQPHGFFNKAPWQEKTTAQADAFLVRLGYLEKPSEPSAARPDESPSGKRD